The following nucleotide sequence is from Bacteroidota bacterium.
GTATAAAAAAAAGAATCTGTTTCATAATTCCTTTATTAATTCGTTAATATCATTGTCTTTGCACCCACAATTACTCCATCGGCTATCAATGCGTATTTGTACATGCCGGGTTGCAGTTCGTTGGCATAAATAGTTACACTGCCATATTCGCGTTGAGCAATGCTTATGTTTTTTAGTTGTTTGCCCTGCAAATCGTAAATATAGATAGTTGCATTACTTATTGTAGAAGTAAGATAGAAATCAATGGTAGTTTCCTGGTTAAACGGATTGGGTTTGTTTTGCGAAAGAGTAGCGGTATTTTCAAAGCTTTCCTGAAAATCGTTGCTGGCAGCTTTTAACTTCGGTTCCTGTTTATTTGCTGCTTTTAGTTTTTCAATTTCAATATTCTGCTCTTTTATGGCCTCTATAAGCAGGCCTACAAGGCTTGTATAATCAATCGCCAGGGTGCCATCGGCTGAAGTGCGCACCACTTCGGGTACAATGGGTTCAACGTCCTGAGCAATTAAACCAAGATGTTTACGGGCTTTTTCCTTTTCTATTCTTGCATTTAAAGCGGTGTCAGGTGTACTTTTATTCGTATTGGAGCCTTCTGAAGAAAAATCTTCTCCCGCCAGGTTTGAATCAGCTTCAAAAAATCCTTCCATATTTGAGGAGTCGGCTTCAACAGCATCTTTATACAAATAACTTACTCCTTCTAGTTGTAATACTTTTTCGAGTGCATTATCTATCTTAGTAATATCTTTTTTAAGGTTTTTGTCGGAACTTTGTAAATATCCTTTTGCCCAAACCTCGCCATTACCGGTAACATAAAAACGTTCGTCACCATTTAAGGAAACAATCATACTTTTTACATAACTTCCTGTTACATTGCTTCTAAATGCGTTTGCCCAAGCGTCGCCTACACTATAGTATAGATTTGTGGTTCCGCTTAACTTTATTCCTCCGCCATTTTCCTTATAGATACAAAAATCGTTCGTTGAGTTTAAACCCATCCATGCCTTTCGGGTAGCATTTTGCTGAAATTGCAAGTACTGCCAGGAATTAGTGGTATTATTAAATGACAAAGGCGAAC
It contains:
- a CDS encoding tail fiber domain-containing protein produces the protein MTITTNSSSPLSFNNTTNSWQYLQFQQNATRKAWMGLNSTNDFCIYKENGGGIKLSGTTNLYYSVGDAWANAFRSNVTGSYVKSMIVSLNGDERFYVTGNGEVWAKGYLQSSDKNLKKDITKIDNALEKVLQLEGVSYLYKDAVEADSSNMEGFFEADSNLAGEDFSSEGSNTNKSTPDTALNARIEKEKARKHLGLIAQDVEPIVPEVVRTSADGTLAIDYTSLVGLLIEAIKEQNIEIEKLKAANKQEPKLKAASNDFQESFENTATLSQNKPNPFNQETTIDFYLTSTISNATIYIYDLQGKQLKNISIAQREYGSVTIYANELQPGMYKYALIADGVIVGAKTMILTN